TGCTTTTTGGAACAGAGTCCAGCTTTGAAACCAGCAGAGAAgcaacaaacagcagaaacccaCACCGTGGGAAAGACTCCACACTTCTGACTAATGTTCACGTCCACTTTATTCTTCACAGATAAGATTGGTACAGAACACTGAGAACCAAACATAACAGAGGAACAGTTCTAATGTCTACTAGAAAACATGAATCACATGAACACCAGACACAAACACCAACACCAGTCTGGTTCTTTATCCACCTCGTCCTTCatacatttttaggaaaatcttTTCCTCACTAAACTTGGTCTAACAAAACATAAACCGCAGTTactactttttgtttaaaataaaaatcaactaTTCACTGATCCCATAAAAAGTGTCAGAATTAAAGATGTCTACAAAAGCTTTCTAGTGTTGTTATGGTAACACGCACATGAACAACATACTCATCATAAACAACTACCACATTGAATCCGTTCAAGATTTCACTCTAATaatacaaaacaacacatttctattaaCTGATACATCTGAAATAGTTCATCTTGcagaacattttacattttttgtcaatgaaagcAGTAAAACTCAAGTCATCAGCTGTGTTGCAAAGAAGATCGCAGGTTGAACTACCACTTTGCCcgtccatgtgtcaaagtgtcattGGAcaaactgaaccccacattagccgcgtttacatgggcaaaagtaatcggaatgaatgcctgatcggaaagaaaatgcgtcatgtaaacgcgccgttcgcaatactctgccccgatcggACTCGTTctgatcagaatttctttctgaTCAAGATAAGTGGGTTATACCGACCGTTTATCCGTTTGTGGAGCATgcaaacggtcattccgatcgtgtgtcactactgctctggtttacatCACGCATAGACGATGtgtcgctgagagaaagctttggagcgcatacgggaccggccagctgctctgcggacgccccgtgaaaagcgccgctccgctctcgcccagctggctctcccctctctttcacccctcacgagagAGATGCGGGGAAGTAGTGCTTCGTGCCCAacgacgctcactcggtccactggcacccgagtgagcagaacAACCGGATTAATAATTGTGTGTCTGAGGGGGGGGAGGAGgcttttttacgtgtgcgttttgttgttttgttatgagtgggagaattcagactgcgagccgtcccgccgctctgggttagcgacTGCAGGACTCAGGTGgaaccgtgttcgaacagagctcgggccgctagctcacagagtggctttggggcggtctgtgtgaacttttcagagcagaaataaatgttgagTGGtgtcacgtggatttgtgtttccagttgtgtctcaacaaaataaaggctgatgttattcccagacatttacgtgcagccaagatgcagattgatgcgtttctcgcacggtcctggattttgtgtccatcaggctaatgatgTTGTTAGACCGTGTTAGCCTGctctaacccttcttccagtttaattcttccacaaaaaaagcactgaccacacagattaaatataacaTTGAGCGAACAGGcttttcataatattcataacattaataaaagcacgtttggaagatcgtcttgtattacggagctgctgcacatgctgtctgtctgtggcagcggtttgtttacaacgggacctagttcctcatccgggtgattttacactgctgcgcatgcccaaatcattcattccgaccgaaagtgtgagccatgggaacatttgttctaatcggaaaaaggttttctgtgcccatgtgcacgggtgaattttaacccgaccattgatccgatcaagatattctgcccatgtaaccacggCTAGTGATCCTGGTGGTTATATAGGTTAtatcatcagtgtgtgaatgggtgggTGGCAGTGAATGTGACTGACTGTTAGGTACTTCTGGCTTTCAAAGAAGGTACATAACTGGTATATCCAAATCGTATATGGCAACATAAAACCAGggtttaaaatatttcaatctAAAAATCATAATTTCGAATACAATGCTAGTTTCTGTCTTTATGGAAGAAAATATGTACTTTTTCCAAATCTGTCCCTCTTCTGATGTAAACCCCGTGTACAATTTTCTACTCTACGTTTTCCtgagtttaaagtttttttaataaatcctttgtcagaatgttttaatatgtttttctggTGTGTGttatcatgtgtgttttgagatggGACTTTCGATTAAAACATTTGTCACATTctatacaagaaaaaggcttttctcctgtatgagttctcgtGTGTGTTTTGAGACTAGATGAATCACTAAAACCTttattacattctttacaagaaaaaggcctttctcctgtgtgagttctcatgtgtattTTCAGACTAGATGGCTcactaaaacttttattacattgtttacaaaaaaaaggcttctctcctgtatgagttctcatgtgtgttttaagatgagatgtttgactaaagcttttgtcacattctttacaagaaaaaggcttctctcctgtgtgagttctcatgtgtattTTGAGACTAGATGAATCACTAAAACCTttattacattctttacaagaaaaaggcctttctcctgtgtgagttctcatgtgtattTTCAGACTAGATGGCTcactaaaacttttattacattctttacaagaaaaaggcttttctcctgtatgagttctcatgtgtgttttaagATGAGATATTTGACTAAAGCTTTTGTCACATTctatacaagaaaaaggcttctctcctgtgtgagttttcatgtgtttttggaGATCATATAAttgactaaaactttttttacattctttacaaggaaaaggcttctctcctgtatgaattctcatgtgtctttttaGATGAGATATTTGACTAAAACTtctatcacattctttacatgaTAATCGCTTCTCTCCTGTATGAAATCTTACATCAAAAGGTTTCTTAGCTATTCTTGAGTTTTCACCAgacttgaaaaaataaagtctttccTGTTTTGAAGAtactttgtgtttcttaaccAAATCATCTTTTCTATTACCATCAGAGTCACACTGACTTTCTGACAAGTGAGTgctgtccacactttggacatgacttctgtctattctcttcctctgatctctgaTCTGTGAGTCTGTCCCTttatctgtagttgatgttgattcttcatgttggtttccttcttcatcctgactatcagttacattaaagctctgtTGATTGTTTAGATCTGATTCACTTTTTTTATCTTCCTCATTAGTAGGAATCTCCgtcaaggtatcagtctcctgcttcagatcaagttgctcttcatcctgactgatgCAGAGTTCCCCTGGTTCCTCTTTAATGTgtggtggttctggttcttcctgctcctctttaatctgtggaggttctagttcctctttaatctttGGAAGTTGTTGTCCTCCTTGTTCCTCTTCAGTTTgaggaggttctggttcctcatgttccactctgaagttcctctgctgattgtttagatctgcttcccttttttcatcttcctcattagtaggaatctccatcaaggtatcagtctcctgcttcagatcaagctgaATGTTGTAGAACCCTTCTTGCTCCTCTTTAATCGGTgatggttctggttcctccggTTCCTCTTTATAATGCGGAAGGTCCGGTTTCTCCAGTTCAACTCTGAAGTTCCTTTGTCGGTTGGAGAGATCTTCATCTTCAGTCATCCAATGCTGGGGGAGGACTGCAGAAATACAAAATgagacccttttttattttttgaagactTTGTGTGTTGTTAATATATACCATTAACTCATTTTGTGATCTGCTTCACACTCAACAGTGAAGCAGGCCCATTTGCATTTTATACCCAAAACAGCAAGAAACATCaggtttaaatttaaattactaGTGTATTATtcaagccgcaagcggcgttgtatggcccgcaggctCTAACTGCCCCCGCCGCCCACCTGTACACCACTGCTACCCCCCTCTACGCAGCACCGCCGCCCTTACTGCTCACCTTTATCAAGGCTTGTCAAAgatgcatatgctaattatgctaacaatgctgGACGCTTGAGGATAACGAACAGATTGACATCAGTTatagacaaatcggaaaaactaaactttttgaTGTCCTTAGCAAGAGGCTTTTTGATAACCACGCCCAAATTCCTTaaatgtccatatccagtgtttttcaatatgttcagtaccagccatggatgcatgcattcaattttcacagaATTCCATTGAAAAACACAAGAGTTATAACGGTGCGCCAGTTTTGCAAGCTTTCCCCGGGCACGcagttcaaaatctacaacttgtaattgcaacatttttttcacagtagctTGCCCTTGATGCCAAAGAGTTTACGGGACAATCGCTACAAATTTGTAAAATTTAGTACTGGAGCAACTTTGTGTCCTAAAgtgctttttttgaaaatttaagATGGCGGCCTCTCCTCGAGGTCACAGTGcaacgaaactccagaggtagaTCTagactaaccctaaccctaacccttctcaaattttgtgaaaattgctagaaaaaaatgtctttttactaTGTTGTAAAAAACGCAAAAATGTCGAAACTGcaaattttggcacaaaattgCCGCCAAACAAAAGGTTGTTTCGCCATCctgtaatgatttcaaaacatacTCTGGATATCGCTGACAAGCATATATTGGTTTCTTTTGAATCttctcaaaaaaagaaatccatatTTTTTCGTTTCTGCCGAGGTAGCACATTTTTAGCGACGGTTTTTTGCTAatcacgcccacattcctttatcaatCTTGTTGTATGTTACATCGTTTCGTTCAgcgtgggccagggtatcggaTATTTCATTTTTCGACATTCCAATAAACCACGTGCAAGCTAGCTAAGATCAAAAGGTTGCGAATTAGCCACGGACACGCCATCCAAAATCTGCAACTTCTACTTCCAACATATGCACAGTACCTTGCAATGAATGCCTGAGAAATTACGAGACAATGGCTAAAAATCTCTGGGACCaattttcgtttgtatctggtgctaaaggagctttttttttttcaaagtgcaaGATGCGAgtcttttcccaaggtcaaaggtcaacgacacttctgtacttgctgccagctccagtctacacaGACTGGAGACtagagctggcagcaagtgtgtgcaattttgtgaaaatccctcaaacaaaagtgtcatttttccatatcgtggaaaaacacaaaattcaacaattctcagagttcgccacaaaatggctgccaagctgtaggtcgtgtggctgtcccataatgatttcaaaacttctttgtgATATCCtcaacacgtgtgttttggtttttttttgttttttttttatttgtcctgtccaacagctgggcaggcagatgagagctgagggcctcttgtgttggacatattttagaagaagaagaagggaagaagagagaggaatgtaagagagagggggggcggttaggagggtgataataggaggggaggggggataagacaatgattcaattcaattcaattcaattttatttgtatagcccaaaatcacaacaacagttgtctcgatgggcttcgaagtaaaacatgaactcaaaaggatcacgaatacaaagagttcaataggaaaatactaaaatgaactaacaaactgactaagctatactggcatccctgcccttagaccccccttcgcggtaaggaaaaactccccaaaaaaacggattccggaaaaaacgaagaaacctcaggggtgcccacatgaaggagggatcctcccccaggacggacaggcgatttaccagaactcttagagaagaattaacctatctaaatctacaactacatatataaaagtccagcagatgagcttcatccagctgtggttggggggacagtcaaaggcgcgagtcgagccggagacaggaaccacagccaggtgtaggagcaggagcagagacgaggtactcggtcaggtacagagcagagacggggAGGggatgagaccgggcttcccccaaaacacGCTCTAATtgtccacaaaaccaacgccgttttctgggcaccatctagaaagccagcggttaaatgatgaaaagcggctgtacatttcatcactgactaagttcggcaggggaccagagaaaattacagtgtcggacatcgtcttagccagtttacacaccgaagctacgtttaacttagccacctctgactgtctccgtcgggcatcattaccgcctgcgtgaatcacgactcgacggaacctggacttactctgagctagggttgtgccgatggacgatggtatcgtccatcgtgatgggtgactgacatcccgatggagagacaccatcgtgatgccacgcccccgccacgctgcgagtcgacaccataagccgcggttacatgtgaataatatcttgaccggatcaatggtcggattagaatccaaacgtgtacatggttccagaaaaatgttttcagaatataaaaaacgttcacatggctcacacttttggtcggaataaatcattcgcacatgcgcagtagggtttgaaaaaccggaagcggatatcagttccgccgagcggctattttttttctcaaactttattgaatgtaacaattcaatacaaaacaatgttgccgaGCGGCTTTATACATTGATATGTCAGCTCTGTAacaagacgatcttctaaacgtgcttttaataatgttacgattattatgaaacgcctgttcgctcatcgttttaattttaatccgtgtggtcattgctttttctgttgaaaaacggagccgcaaagaagccagaattagcagtatgctaacacgggctaacaacattagctttcggtggtgctgcaatctgcatcttggctgcatttaaacatgtgggaataacatcagcctttatttagtcgggacacgactcaaaacacaaatccacgtgattgtttgaacgatgtctaaggactgagcggcctttctgctttgaagctcacaccgccccaaagcgctgtgtgtgtgctcaagttcctctgctcagacacacacttttagacccggttctgagttcggtagcccgttcccctagagctgcggaacggatcgcagttctaaatctcccacataccgctcatgtaacaaagcaccccccccccttcccctcaaacacaaagctgtaagtccgcgctccgccggtccacttgactagttaagtgcgggagcaaaccatttcttttctagtttgtttgttacttttcttGTTAAAGTTATTTCCCTCAGTActgcggatgagtcattagttgggaaataaaataaataaagtaataaagtaaaataacgaatagcaattatataagaccgaaatattaaaaatagcccccccccccgacgatatcatccgtccatcccgatggttgacagcaaacatcgtcaacggccaatttaagggacatcgcccaaccctactctgagctaacatcctaaggttcccctcgatgtcaccaactctggcccccggataacacctgactgtagccgctgggagctccaagtttctaacttcagaagagcctataaccagagttgagtgattagcgggtgtgtcgctgaggggggagaacctattactaacgtggagtctcgggtgctctaagtttttgcgtttagcactatgtttcctcccaaccggtgcaaacccctgactgtctcccggctgttgggatggcgctggggtgctaactaagttagccctggtagcgcggcccgcgccacgagtaacgacctggctagccggcttagcttccactgtgcggaggcGCGCTtttaactgctccagcctggcctccaagtctaacacaagactacacttaacacacctaccgctatcttcactaaaggaggcaggatcatcactaaacatatggcacacgGGGCAGGAGAAAGGGGGAGAGGCGGAAAgagtggtggccatgctaggttctaagctaaggcaagcggtgtttaagtaaagataagtggtttatttagcaaaatgagaaagtgaacagcaagcggtttaacagtagTGTATTCGCTACTAAAAGGTGctggatgtgaatattaacccagataacccttagagcaggggtcaccaaccctgtgcccgcgggcgccagtgcgccTGCGAGCAcctcttgtggcgcccgcagggaatgcacccaaaaaaaaatcttttttttttttattgaagcaaatattcaacaaacaaccacggcatgtctgtcaatgacaacaatatcaattctgagataaaggtagacaaagaaaacccaaatatgtaaacaaatataacttaaaaaataatcactaaaagtaagggtctattacaaaagtttaaatagatcaaataaattacacaatttctggacattcttatgattcatgtaatgtaaagattttgagaataggttgaggtggttgagtaatccattaatgtgaggattaatattcctgtctgtttttatttacatttatgtttaaaaagttaaaattaagttaaagttctaaaggtttaaaagtttagctttagtgtgttcaataaatatttatcttgttcggctgcaacctaaagtctgttttaaaattaggctccctctgcaactgagtttgacccccccctgtaatacgagtctagaaaattcatgcatgtttttgtgtgtaaaatgagcaaataaaaatagggcacacaaaaggaagtcctcaaattgtgttgtttgtttttttttttgggggggggggggggggggggctaggaggtttttagtggcgcccttcataccacttggtgcccatgaaatagccctcggtctcaaaaaggttggtgaacccggccttagagtaagcaatagtagtcattacggtacagttcaaatgtagtacaaaaagggcggggcctgtccacacacacacactcaaatgttatcaacacacctgctcactgcaaaaatgtccccatgtcaacatgtacacaaaacagtgttaacacacgcatacttatgccttaaaaccaactagtgtgaaatatttcattcattctatcatgcaaactattagtgcaaaggtgagctaacacctgtgctcaggtgagtgtttatgttcttctaaaatggatggaggaatgtgtaaagaaggaaggagagtgtccagccatccccacaccaagacccccccaacgccacacgggagcaggcagggaacaactgccccccaggcgaccaaatccgccacccaggccagggccagcagggccgcggCGAGGCCcccacgtgtgttttggtttcgtatctgtatttttaaaccatttttttctggcCCCATACgtgattttcggcccattcctattttttttaacggGATCGCTGtaatgtcatcgtcttcgggggggacATTAACTTTGTGGATAACTCGTTTTCAATTAAGTgtttgcacattttggtgactctTCGAGCATGCGGCAGGGGTCAAATTTTCACTGAAAGGCGCCAAAATCgttccaactgtaaaaaaacaatatggtctttgcagtcagtgacggctgctgcgggccataataaataaaactgtaagtagatatacatttttatagtcAAAATGCATATTTGTTGTTGAAATAACCGTACATAAGTTATATCATATTTACTCTGACCTTTTGAACttttgactgtgtgtgtgtgtgtgtgtgtgtgtgtgtgtgtgtatgcgttaggggtgtaacaatacgctaaaatctcaattgGGTTCGATTCAGAGGTTCGTAGGGCTCGGTTCGATACATTTCGGTTCAGTAcggctgtttaacaaatctgcctgatatgaactgctattttatgaactattattttattgttatttattgtgtgttttgctgtcagacacctgaatttctctcTCGGGATATTAATATagtttttatctatctattttctgtattttttcggTACAAAAAAGGCAGTAAAGAAttacttgcaaaatgcatttattggttttatataaaaataaataaaattgacccatgtaggtgatctgcttgataaaataagaaaaactattagctgccaggaaccaaGAACTTTGGATAATTAATAGGAGTGTTATGGTACGCGTAGTTGGACCGAACCGTTTCGGTACGGCCATTTCGGTTCGTTTCACGTTCGTTACGTTTTacgtattttttgtttgtttattttttctccccaaatgtattaactttgcgcCAAGGCAGAACTATTGTTACTCACGGTATTCCGCCAAGACTCTCAAGTGTGGGAGCGCACAgcgcaagtgtgtgtgtgagcgtgcgTTCCGTTCTCCAAAAGAACGAAGCCAGGTTCTATTATCAACCACTCCCAAACAATCCCGAAGGGAGATCCGCCTtccacggtcagaaacgtcaCTCCAGTTCGCCAGCTATTAACTAACTGAGGTGACAGTGCGAATGTGACCAGTATCAGCATGGCTAATGCAGACgcaaggaccccccccccctcccatctcTTTACGCTCTCTTGTGTGGGCacactttggctttgttgtcagcatcaATAAAGGGAAAAGACAATTTGATAACTGGAATGCtgtgttgacattgttacacaTAGATAGTGTTTGCCACAGATCTGTTGATGCtcttaaaacggcatcacccGACTGTAACAATCAGGTCTACAAGAAaataaggctacgttcacactgcaggctgaaacgacccaattccgatctttttgcccctatgcgacccaattccgatcttttcatgaaaGTCTGAAtaacacagatccgatcttttcaaatacgacccaggccacttgggtttgccgtcctgaatcCGAAACGTAttcgatcttttcaattgcgaccaccgtctgaccggccaggccaccttaatccgaatcgtacgtcatcgatacgcaacaaacgtcatcattctgcgttgaaataggcaggaacgagaacgtaaacagcaaccacggcggacgatgctgcagagacccgtcagtggaagggaaacGATGTCCCCG
The sequence above is drawn from the Oryzias latipes chromosome 2, ASM223467v1 genome and encodes:
- the LOC111948636 gene encoding gastrula zinc finger protein XlCGF57.1-like isoform X1 yields the protein MSSFQFLRELIIERLAAAAEEIFRLCEGTIVQYEQELCRQRRLLDVIWKPQLQLHHIVLPQHWMTEDEDLSNRQRNFRVELEKPDLPHYKEEPEEPEPSPIKEEQEGFYNIQLDLKQETDTLMEIPTNEEDEKREADLNNQQRNFRVEHEEPEPPQTEEEQGGQQLPKIKEELEPPQIKEEQEEPEPPHIKEEPGELCISQDEEQLDLKQETDTLTEIPTNEEDKKSESDLNNQQSFNVTDSQDEEGNQHEESTSTTDKGTDSQIRDQRKRIDRSHVQSVDSTHLSESQCDSDGNRKDDLVKKHKVSSKQERLYFFKSGENSRIAKKPFDVRFHTGEKRLSCKECDRSFSQISHLKRHMRIHTGEKPFPCKECKKSFSQLYDLQKHMKTHTGEKPFSCIECDKSFSQISHLKTHMRTHTGEKPFSCKECNKSFSEPSSLKIHMRTHTGERPFSCKECNKGFSDSSSLKIHMRTHTGEKPFSCKECDKSFSQTSHLKTHMRTHTGEKPFFCKQCNKSFSEPSSLKIHMRTHTGERPFSCKECNKGFSDSSSLKTHTRTHTGEKPFSCIECDKCFNRKSHLKTHMITHTRKTY
- the LOC111948636 gene encoding gastrula zinc finger protein XlCGF57.1-like isoform X2 — protein: MSSEPQQGSVREQLSAAEGTIQIQNEEELCRQRRLLDSSWNPQLQLHIVVLPQHWMTEDEDLSNRQRNFRVELEKPDLPHYKEEPEEPEPSPIKEEQEGFYNIQLDLKQETDTLMEIPTNEEDEKREADLNNQQRNFRVEHEEPEPPQTEEEQGGQQLPKIKEELEPPQIKEEQEEPEPPHIKEEPGELCISQDEEQLDLKQETDTLTEIPTNEEDKKSESDLNNQQSFNVTDSQDEEGNQHEESTSTTDKGTDSQIRDQRKRIDRSHVQSVDSTHLSESQCDSDGNRKDDLVKKHKVSSKQERLYFFKSGENSRIAKKPFDVRFHTGEKRLSCKECDRSFSQISHLKRHMRIHTGEKPFPCKECKKSFSQLYDLQKHMKTHTGEKPFSCIECDKSFSQISHLKTHMRTHTGEKPFSCKECNKSFSEPSSLKIHMRTHTGERPFSCKECNKGFSDSSSLKIHMRTHTGEKPFSCKECDKSFSQTSHLKTHMRTHTGEKPFFCKQCNKSFSEPSSLKIHMRTHTGERPFSCKECNKGFSDSSSLKTHTRTHTGEKPFSCIECDKCFNRKSHLKTHMITHTRKTY